A section of the Thermodesulfobacteriota bacterium genome encodes:
- a CDS encoding DsbC family protein yields MRTSSVVVSLLLALAAAGSAQAFPKESGAAGDCSACHTLGREEAETLLKGLPLKVLGVEPSEVPGQWEVDVESGQGQKGPVYVDFSKKYLFSGNLLNLVTKENLTQRRMIELNRVDFAKIPLNDAIVIGDPAAPNKVAVFTDPDCPYCRKLHPVLAETAEKRKDVAFYVKIYSINPKSYDKAKAIACAKSSALLDDAMAGKEIAVPEGCEPAQLEANLALGRSLGVRSTPTLVFPDGSVVPGAKTAEQILQALAAAKAAAAGAAGPG; encoded by the coding sequence ATGAGAACATCGTCGGTCGTCGTTTCCCTTCTGCTCGCCCTGGCCGCCGCTGGCTCGGCCCAGGCCTTTCCCAAGGAGAGCGGAGCCGCCGGGGATTGCAGCGCGTGCCACACCCTCGGCCGCGAGGAAGCCGAAACCCTGCTCAAAGGCCTGCCCCTGAAGGTGTTGGGCGTCGAACCGAGCGAGGTACCCGGGCAATGGGAGGTGGACGTGGAGAGCGGGCAGGGCCAGAAGGGCCCGGTCTACGTCGACTTCTCCAAGAAGTACCTGTTTTCCGGCAACCTCCTGAACCTCGTCACGAAGGAGAACCTGACCCAGCGGCGCATGATCGAGCTCAACCGGGTCGACTTCGCGAAGATCCCCCTGAACGACGCCATCGTGATCGGGGACCCGGCGGCCCCGAACAAGGTCGCGGTCTTCACCGACCCCGACTGCCCCTACTGCCGCAAGCTCCACCCGGTGCTGGCCGAGACGGCAGAGAAGCGCAAGGACGTGGCCTTCTACGTGAAGATCTACAGCATCAATCCGAAGTCCTACGACAAGGCGAAGGCGATCGCCTGCGCCAAGTCTTCCGCCCTGTTGGACGACGCCATGGCCGGAAAGGAGATCGCCGTCCCGGAGGGGTGCGAGCCTGCGCAGCTCGAGGCGAACCTAGCCCTGGGCCGGAGCCTCGGGGTCCGCTCGACCCCCACCCTGGTTTTCCCGGACGGGAGCGTCGTCCCCGGAGCCAAGACCGCCGAGCAGATCCTCCAAGCGCTCGCCGCGGCCAAGGCCGCCGCAGCCGGCGCGGCCGGCCCCGGCTGA
- a CDS encoding DUF882 domain-containing protein, protein MRAAGISRRAFCTGLLGTAALLAAGRAAAVPLLPEQRQLSLEDAHTGERVDSVYWADGRYDPEALAALNRFFRCHYRDEVVAMDPGALDLLCDLWRSTGADRRVRVISGYRSPAYNEQLRKRGRGVAKNSLHLEGKAIDFLIPGLSNRKLAQLARSLAAGGVGSYPTFVHIDTGPVRSWRG, encoded by the coding sequence GTGCGCGCCGCGGGCATCTCGCGCCGAGCGTTCTGCACGGGCCTCCTCGGGACCGCGGCGCTCCTGGCCGCGGGCCGGGCGGCTGCGGTGCCCCTCCTCCCGGAGCAGCGCCAGCTCTCCCTGGAAGATGCCCACACCGGGGAACGCGTGGACTCGGTCTACTGGGCGGACGGTCGCTATGACCCCGAGGCCCTGGCGGCCTTGAACCGGTTTTTCCGTTGTCACTACCGCGACGAGGTCGTCGCCATGGATCCCGGGGCCTTGGACCTGCTCTGCGACCTGTGGCGCAGCACGGGCGCCGACCGACGCGTGCGGGTGATCTCGGGGTACCGGTCCCCCGCCTACAACGAGCAACTGCGAAAGCGTGGGCGCGGTGTGGCCAAGAACAGCCTGCACCTGGAGGGCAAAGCGATCGACTTCCTGATTCCCGGACTCTCGAACCGCAAGCTCGCCCAGCTCGCACGTTCCCTCGCCGCCGGGGGCGTGGGTTCCTACCCTACCTTCGTCCACATCGACACCGGGCCGGTGCGTTCGTGGAGAGGGTGA
- a CDS encoding undecaprenyl-diphosphate phosphatase has protein sequence MYAVLLGILQGLTEFLPVSSSGHLVLAQSLLPGFQEPAASFDATLHGGTLVAVLVYFRTDVTALLSCLRRGGDPGHRKLLLWLVAGTVPTGVVGVLFKGPLEALFEAPRFAAAMLLFTGALLWVSETLARPGDGLERLGFRRAFGIGLAQGLAIIPGISRSGTTIAAATLLGIRGEDAARFSFLLVVPAILGALVLRLPEMVVTGGTNWSLYVGGAAAACISGLWAIRFLMKVIRNGRLRWFAVYCWTLGAGYLIVGP, from the coding sequence ATGTACGCCGTCCTACTCGGTATTCTCCAAGGGCTCACGGAGTTTCTTCCGGTGAGTTCTTCCGGGCATCTGGTGCTGGCACAGAGCCTGCTGCCTGGTTTTCAGGAGCCGGCGGCGTCGTTTGACGCGACCCTGCACGGGGGCACCTTGGTGGCGGTGCTCGTGTACTTTCGGACCGACGTGACGGCGTTGCTGTCCTGTCTGCGGCGCGGGGGCGACCCGGGACACCGCAAGCTCCTTCTTTGGCTCGTGGCGGGTACGGTGCCCACCGGTGTCGTGGGCGTACTGTTCAAGGGCCCGCTGGAGGCGTTGTTCGAGGCACCCCGGTTTGCGGCCGCCATGCTCCTGTTCACCGGGGCGCTGTTGTGGGTATCCGAGACCCTGGCCCGTCCCGGCGACGGTCTGGAACGGCTCGGATTCCGGCGGGCCTTCGGTATCGGGTTGGCCCAGGGACTGGCCATCATTCCCGGGATCAGCCGTTCGGGCACCACGATCGCCGCTGCCACCCTACTGGGGATCCGCGGCGAAGACGCCGCCCGCTTCAGTTTCCTGTTGGTTGTCCCGGCGATCCTGGGGGCTCTGGTTCTCCGGTTACCCGAGATGGTCGTCACCGGCGGGACCAACTGGTCTCTCTATGTGGGAGGGGCCGCGGCGGCTTGCATCTCTGGCCTGTGGGCGATCCGTTTCCTGATGAAGGTGATCCGAAACGGCCGGCTACGGTGGTTCGCGGTGTACTGCTGGACGCTGGGGGCCGGCTACCTGATCGTAGGCCCGTGA
- a CDS encoding divergent polysaccharide deacetylase family protein — protein MPWLWVALLTTATGLLAGHLVRILPRAPAPVRTAERDPRAKVESFLGLLASGITRVFVEDREAAQRLLRQVEVASRDEPALSVVPITHGDYSMRFSVRVVETLHVVELWWPPPPPRLAVVVDDLGGDLGRAEALLDLEIPITPSIIPHLCQSREVAEAARDRGRAFLLHLPMQPRGYPEIDPGRGALLEGMSEPDIRRTVAEDLAAVPGVSGVNNHMGSRFTELEEPLRWVMDELAKRELFFLDSVTSPATVAATVARESGLATVRRDVFIDNNREVEAIGRQIDAAVAKARQNGRAVAIGHPYPETLEALRQAAARIRAEGVRVVPLGELVTPSGGS, from the coding sequence ATGCCGTGGCTTTGGGTGGCCCTGTTGACCACCGCAACGGGCCTCCTGGCGGGGCACTTGGTTCGGATCTTGCCCCGTGCGCCGGCTCCGGTCCGCACCGCCGAACGCGATCCCCGGGCGAAGGTCGAGTCCTTCCTCGGGCTCCTCGCCTCCGGAATCACCCGGGTCTTCGTCGAGGACCGGGAGGCGGCCCAGCGACTCCTTCGGCAAGTGGAGGTCGCGAGCCGAGACGAACCGGCCCTTTCGGTGGTCCCGATCACCCACGGCGACTATTCCATGCGCTTTTCCGTGCGGGTCGTTGAAACGCTCCACGTCGTCGAGCTGTGGTGGCCACCGCCGCCCCCTCGGCTCGCGGTCGTCGTCGACGACCTGGGCGGAGACCTCGGGCGGGCCGAAGCGCTGTTGGACCTGGAGATCCCGATCACGCCCTCGATCATCCCCCACTTGTGTCAGAGCCGGGAGGTGGCCGAGGCCGCCCGGGACCGGGGCCGAGCATTTCTCCTCCACCTCCCTATGCAGCCCCGCGGCTATCCAGAGATCGACCCCGGCCGGGGAGCCCTGCTCGAAGGGATGAGCGAGCCGGACATCCGCCGCACGGTGGCCGAGGACCTCGCCGCCGTGCCGGGCGTGTCCGGGGTGAACAACCACATGGGTTCCCGCTTTACCGAACTGGAAGAACCCCTGCGGTGGGTGATGGACGAGTTGGCGAAGAGAGAGCTTTTCTTCCTCGACAGCGTCACCTCGCCCGCGACCGTGGCCGCGACGGTGGCCCGGGAATCAGGCCTCGCCACGGTTCGCCGGGACGTGTTCATCGACAATAATCGGGAAGTGGAGGCCATCGGCCGGCAGATCGACGCGGCGGTGGCGAAGGCACGCCAGAACGGGCGCGCCGTAGCGATCGGGCACCCGTACCCGGAGACCCTGGAAGCCCTGCGGCAGGCCGCCGCGCGCATCCGGGCCGAGGGTGTGCGGGTGGTCCCTCTGGGGGAGTTGGTGACGCCGAGTGGTGGGAGCTGA
- a CDS encoding ATP-binding protein: MNLRHTTRRELALAAAVVALVLGISALHYGTRTGVPLLHDTFRKLYYFPLGLAAVGFGLRGGLLAAAAVALLYAPHIAMSWNDMGRELANRVMEVILYFAFSGFLGYFSDQERTLRLQLGHAYRKLREQADTMLRVEEHLHRVERLAEVGRLAAAVTHEVRNPLGGIKGAAEILKGTIPPGHPQAEFLGILVRETDRLNQVVEDFLDHVRQPSGERVEAVVDLGQLVHQTARLVEAQGRARGVSLQVESGGAVRVRGSEGELRQVLLNLLLNAVEATPQGKGVWARVETRTGTVTGAEGRRVEGILRVVTVEDEGPGIPPEDLARVFDPFYTTKTGGTGLGLAISQRIARLHGGSITAETRPEGGARFVLSLPAAGSESGVNAIPEAALPGPDGRSPPAK, translated from the coding sequence ATGAATCTTCGCCACACTACCAGGCGAGAGCTGGCGCTGGCGGCGGCGGTCGTCGCCCTGGTGCTCGGGATCTCCGCCCTCCACTACGGCACCCGGACGGGCGTGCCGCTCCTCCACGACACCTTCCGGAAGCTCTACTACTTCCCGTTGGGCCTGGCTGCCGTGGGGTTCGGGCTGCGCGGGGGGCTGCTGGCGGCGGCGGCCGTGGCACTGCTCTACGCGCCCCATATCGCGATGTCCTGGAACGACATGGGTCGGGAACTCGCCAACCGGGTGATGGAGGTGATCCTCTACTTCGCCTTCTCCGGGTTCCTCGGCTACTTCTCGGACCAGGAGCGGACGCTTCGCCTCCAGCTCGGACACGCGTACCGGAAGCTCCGGGAGCAAGCCGACACGATGCTGCGGGTCGAGGAGCACCTGCATCGAGTCGAGCGTCTGGCAGAGGTCGGCCGATTGGCGGCAGCCGTGACCCACGAGGTCCGAAACCCTCTGGGTGGGATCAAGGGCGCCGCCGAGATCCTGAAGGGGACCATCCCTCCGGGACATCCCCAGGCCGAATTCCTGGGAATCCTGGTGCGGGAGACCGACCGGTTGAACCAGGTGGTGGAGGACTTCCTCGACCACGTCCGACAACCCTCCGGGGAGAGGGTAGAGGCGGTGGTGGACCTGGGCCAGCTGGTGCACCAAACGGCGCGCCTGGTGGAGGCCCAGGGGCGGGCTCGGGGCGTCTCCCTCCAGGTGGAATCGGGCGGGGCGGTCAGGGTTCGGGGCTCCGAGGGGGAGCTGCGGCAGGTGCTCCTGAACCTGCTCCTGAACGCCGTCGAGGCCACGCCCCAGGGCAAGGGGGTGTGGGCGCGGGTGGAGACCCGCACGGGCACGGTGACAGGTGCGGAGGGGCGCCGAGTCGAGGGAATCCTGAGAGTCGTGACTGTAGAGGACGAGGGACCGGGGATCCCGCCGGAGGACCTCGCCCGCGTCTTCGACCCCTTCTACACCACCAAGACTGGGGGCACCGGCCTGGGGCTCGCGATCTCCCAGCGGATCGCCCGACTCCACGGCGGCTCGATCACCGCGGAGACCCGGCCCGAGGGGGGCGCCCGCTTCGTCCTCTCGCTGCCGGCCGCCGGTAGCGAGAGCGGGGTGAACGCGATCCCAGAGGCCGCCCTACCCGGGCCGGACGGAAGGTCGCCGCCGGCCAAGTGA